In Daphnia pulex isolate KAP4 chromosome 7, ASM2113471v1, one genomic interval encodes:
- the LOC124197371 gene encoding uncharacterized protein LOC124197371 isoform X3, translating into MRSGHVSSNGTGPVEPALPNTVFDVASLALYGCQALPIRLKILLDRLFSVLPPEDVVQVLTGFGWSLEDYARGYILQDVQGRPVEVWSICGRDEEPLVLQQFLRFGETRVIAARILQQHENETKNSAAAAAATAAASSASSGSDQQQQQQQPRGKNNHHHKESEREQQQQQQQQQQQSKLNSDIKEFLKKAQQNPQAALAGMLGHSGLPGFVNPLNSLPFPFIPGLTGPPGPLNHLPRLPPMMSLPPPPAPPPLPAQHPSTLPRLPTAAVQPQQHSPPVSSSISTNNSSNNTASNNNNNNSIQAVSSSVAQSPLGRLQGMQPFDFRSVVQQTSSSGKERCSRSPESNRIRSTPPPLSSSGSLNLKSLQSGSGSTAQQHSAISPLCLTNKPGDPFLHHPSSDRNSIHQQQRHRSRSASSSSSELDWDEDDMMDDSDMYDSGTNPANALNLTRKSGAAGGVGSHHHRSRPEISDSLSEAERSMMRRPGKSGGSQGGGGSQGGSGGQGQGGSSMKRSWNPLGPLGTQLINPATGKKRVQCNVCLKTFCDKGALKIHFSAVHLREMHKCTVDGCNMMFSSRRSRNRHSANPNPKLHSPHLRRKISPHDGRTSQPHPALGSLISHVQHGGGGHPAGGGFPGLGHLPPLPLPHHPSGLVGADGFGKGGHLGGEHRERSVSSMSSSGGGGHGGGMGQDGDIKGRNYYAASSDDLDDDLDDLSSLDEGEDGGNRMHPHHGGAHDLLARPVGVPAQDQGRHHNNVSPKQQQQQSQQQSGQSGGAVRKRKSQNPTRLFQQQQQVADSYLSDNDGRSDMSDQSAGGGSSSGRKNNNNSKSKRIKTEGNHSPGLYRSDAEDEEAGGCDDLTADEDPLDSKNELPSAETRTTTTAATTTATTTPQQHSRAHHHRGDRRNSFSGATTTTTGTAVKTEPDGTRHSTPSTPLSGTELREMAGLIDADSIRPYPLDLDDDEDDEDLVDSLTGSPRSDCDSSSAGGVPLDKDNPRRCSACGKVFQNHFGVKTHYQNVHLKLMHRCTVDGCTAAFPSKRSRDRHAQNSNLHRKLLSTESSTGNGGGGFQVGGCSPLASPAASPTLVMTPTTPTTPTAKMAPPASQPGGLDGSGGAADFSLHQFSSLRDEFLSRIYANAEAHGMMHGLAPFLGPAHHHLAGLGGHHNSSSGHHNHHHHLGNNQNNFLSGLQQSAAAAAFLSAAAAASAAANANGASNGHLNGVGLGALGGHHNNNQVTINGKGSSARDRASSASSPAGHPPTSTSPSPPSAASSMALRTSV; encoded by the exons ATGAGATCGGGCCATGTGAGTTCGAACGGTACGGGCCCGGTGGAGCCGGCCCTGCCCAACACGGTGTTCGACGTGGCCAGTCTGGCCCTGTACGGCTGCCAGGCTCTGCCCATCCGCCTCAAGATCCTGCTCGACCGGCTCTTTTCCGTCTTGCCGCCCGAGGACGTCGTTCAAGTCCTCACCGGTTTCGGATGGTCGCTCGAAGATTACGCCAGAGGTTACATCCTAcaa GATGTCCAGGGAAGGCCGGTTGAAGTGTGGAGCATTTGCGGGCGGGACGAGGAGCCGTTGGTTCTGCAACAATTCCTGCGGTTCGGCGAGACCCGCGTCATAGCGGCCAGGATCCTCCAACAACacgaaaatgaaacgaaaaattccgCCGCAGCCGCTGCCGCCACGGCCGCCGCCAGTTCGGCCTCTTCCGGCTCggaccagcaacaacaacagcaacagcccaGGGGCAagaacaaccaccaccacaagGAAAGCGAgagagaacaacaacagcaacaacagcagcaacaacaacagtcgaAACTCAATTCGGATATCAAAGAGTTTTTGAAGAAAGCGCAACAGAACCCTCAGGCGGCTCTGGCCGGCATGCTGGGCCATTCCGGCCTTCCGGGCTTCGTCAACCCGCTCAACTCGTTGCCGTTCCCATTCATTCCGGGACTGACCGGCCCTCCCGGTCCGTTGAATCACCTGCCACGCTTGCCGCCCATGATGTCACTCCCACCGCCGCCGGCGCCGCCACCTCTTCCGGCCCAGCACCCGTCGACGCTGCCCCGCCTGCCGACGGCCGCCGTCCAGCCGCAACAACACAGTCCGCCCGTTTCGTCGTCGATCtccaccaacaacagcagcaacaacacggccagcaacaacaacaacaacaacagcatccaGGCCGTTTCCTCCTCGGTGGCCCAGAGCCCGTTGGGCCGGCTCCAGGGAATGCAGCCCTTTGATTTCCGGTCGGTTGTCCAGcagaccagcagcagcggtaaAGAGCGCTGCAGCCGCAGTCCGGAATCCAACCGGATCCGCTCCACTCCGCCTCCGCTCTCCTCTTCCGgcagtttgaatttgaagAGCCTCCAGTCCGGCAGCGGGTCGACGGCCCAGCAGCATTCGGCCATTTCGCCGCTGTGTTTGACCAACAAGCCGGGCGATCCATTCCTCCACCATCCGTCCAGCGACCGGAATTCCATCCATCAACAGCAGCGCCACCGCTCCCGCTCGGCTTCCAGTTCCAGCAGCGAGCTGGACTGGGACGAGGACGACATGATGGACGACAGTGACATGTACGATTCCGGAACTAATCCGGCCAATGCGCTCAATCTGACCCGCAAAAGCGGAGCCGCCGGCGGAGTCGGTAGCCACCACCACAGGAGCCGGCCGGAAATTTCCGATTCACTCAGCGAAGCCGAACGGTCCATGATGCGCCGGCCGGGCAAATCCGGCGGCTCCCAGGGCGGTGGAGGATCCCAGGGTGGCAGTGGCGGCCAGGGCCAGGGCGGATCATCGATGAAGCGCAGCTGGAATCCGCTGGGCCCACTGGGCACTCAGCTGATCAATCCGGCGACGGGCAAGAAGCGTGTCCAGTGCAACGTCTGCCTCAAGACCTTCTGCGACAAGGGGGCCCTCAAGATCCACTTCTCGGCCGTCCATTTGCGCGAGATGCACAAGTGCACGGTCGACGGATGCAACATGATGTTCAGCTCCAGGCGATCGCGCAACCGCCACTCCGCCAATCCCAACCCGAAATTGCACAGCCCACACCTGCGCCGGAAGATCTCGCCGCACGACGGACGGACGTCGCAGCCGCATCCGGCCCTGGGCTCGCTCATCTCTCACGTCCAGCACGGCGGAGGTGGACATCCGGCTGGTGGAGGATTCCCAGGGTTGGGACACTTGCCACCGCTGCCGCTTCCGCACCATCCGTCCGGATTGGTGGGAGCCGACGGGTTCGGCAAGGGCGGACACCTGGGCGGTGAGCACCGGGAACGTTCCGTTTCGTCCATGTCGTCGTCGGGAGGAGGTGGACACGGAGGCGGAATGGGCCAGGATGGCGACATCAAGGGACGGAATTATTACGCGGCTTCTTCCGACGACCTGGACGACGACCTGGACGATCTGAGCAGCCTGGACGAAGGTGAAGATGGTGGAAACCGGATGCATCCGCATCACGGCGGAGCCCACGATTTGCTGGCCAGGCCGGTCGGCGTCCCAGCTCAAGATCAGGGCCGCCATCACAACAACGTGTCGCccaaacaacagcaacaacagtctCAACAACAGTCGGGTCAATCCGGCGGAGCCGTGCGGAAGCGCAAGAGCCAAAATCCGACGCGCttgttccagcagcagcagcaagtggCCGACAGTTATTTGTCGGACAACGACGGGCGGTCGGATATGTCGGACCAGTCGGCTGGCGGCGGATCCTCTTCCGGCcggaagaacaacaacaacagcaagagCAAACGGATCAAGACGGAGGGCAATCACTCGCCCGGATTGTACCGGAGCGATGCCGAAGACGAGGAGGCCGGCGGATGCGACGATCTGACGGCGGATGAGGATCCGCTGGATTCAAAAAACGAGTTGCCCAGTGCTGAGacgagaacaacaacaacagccgcaacaacaacagcaacaacaacgcccCAGCAGCACTCACGGGCTCATCATCATCGGGGGGACCGCCGGAATTCATTTTCtggggcaacaacaacaacaaccggaacAGCCGTCAAAACTGAACCGGATGGAACTCGGCACTCGACTCCGTCGACTCCGCTGAGCGGGACGGAATTGCGGGAAATGGCCGGCCTAATTGACGCCGATTCGATCCGGCCCTACCCGCTGGAcctggacgacgacgaggatgaCGAGGACCTGGTGGACAGTCTGACCGGATCGCCACGCTCCGATTGCGACTCATCCAGCGCCGGAGGAGTTCCACTGGACAAGGACAATCCGCGCCGCTGTTCGGCCTGCGGCAAAGTCTTCCAGAACCATTTCGGCGTCAAGACCCACTACCAGAACGTCCACCTGAAGCTGATGCACCGCTGTACGGTCGACGGATGCACGGCGGCCTTTCCGTCCAAGCGCAGCCGCGATCGCCACGCCCAGAATTCCAACCTCCACCGGAAATTGTTGTCGACCGAATCGTCAACGGGcaacggaggaggaggattccAGGTCGGTGGATGCTCTCCGCTGGCCTCGCCGGCGGCTTCGCCAACCTTGGTGATGACGCCCACCACACCCACGACGCCTACGGCCAAAATGGCCCCGCCGGCCAGCCAGCCGGGCGGCCTGGATGGTTCCGGCGGAGCGGCCGATTTCTCGCTGCATCAGTTCTCGTCGCTGCGCGACGAGTTCCTCAGCCGGATCTACGCCAATGCGGAAGCCCACGGGATGATGCACGGACTGGCCCCGTTCCTGGGGCCGGCCCATCACCACCTGGCCGGCCTGGGTGGTCACCACAACAGCTCGTCCGGCCaccacaaccaccaccaccacctcggcaacaatcaaaataatttcctgTCCGGCCTGCAGCagtcggcggcggcggcggctttcctctcggcggcggcggcggccagcgCGGCGGCCAACGCCAACGGCGCCAGCAACGGCCACCTGAACGGCGTCGGACTGGGCGCACTGGGCggccaccacaacaacaatcaagtCACAATCAACGGCAAAGGCTCGTCGGCCAGGGATCGGGCCAGTTCGGCTTCGTCACCAGCCGGCCATCCGCCGACTTCCACCTCGCCGTCGCCTCCATCCGCCGCCTCATCCATGGCCCTGCGAACGTCCGTCTGa